In the genome of Nitrospirota bacterium, one region contains:
- a CDS encoding sigma-54-dependent Fis family transcriptional regulator produces MRIVVIDDEQLIQWFLKEGLAERGYDVAIAKSGEEGLDLIERDLPDLVILDLKLPGLSGLQVLERLKRDHPDVVVVMITAHGDVNSAVQAMKLGAHDFIPKPFKMEEMALVLNKALATARLRAEVTALRRARRPSCCPSELVGTSPAIMDVMALVEKVAPTDAIVLIQGESGTGKDLTARIIHDRSPRSTEMFLEVDCTSLPSTLFESEIFGHEKGAFTDAKTAKKGLIETAERGTVLLNEIADVPLPVQAKLLRLIEQKAFRRLGGTRDIQVDARLIACTNRDLQKEVAKGGFREDLYYRLKVFPLTLPPLRERAKDIPELVRCFVADAASSMRKPLPPIGAEAMDLLGVYPWPGNVRELKNVIERAMILAEGGPILPLHLPTEIVETQAVLPNHKPPVTLPDQGASLGEIEKELIAQALAKTGGNQSQAARLLGISRDTLRYRMEKHGLA; encoded by the coding sequence GTGAGAATCGTCGTCATCGATGATGAACAGCTCATCCAGTGGTTCCTCAAGGAGGGACTCGCCGAGCGCGGGTACGACGTGGCCATCGCCAAGTCCGGCGAGGAGGGGCTCGACCTGATCGAACGCGATCTTCCCGATCTGGTGATTTTGGATCTGAAACTTCCCGGCCTCTCCGGTCTCCAGGTGTTGGAACGGCTCAAGCGCGACCACCCCGATGTGGTCGTCGTGATGATCACGGCGCATGGGGACGTGAACTCCGCCGTCCAAGCCATGAAATTGGGCGCGCACGACTTCATTCCGAAGCCTTTCAAGATGGAGGAAATGGCTTTGGTATTGAACAAGGCGCTCGCCACGGCGCGCCTCCGCGCCGAAGTTACGGCTTTGCGGCGCGCCCGCCGGCCCTCCTGCTGCCCGTCCGAGCTCGTCGGGACCTCCCCGGCCATCATGGACGTGATGGCGCTGGTCGAGAAAGTTGCGCCCACCGATGCCATCGTGCTGATCCAGGGTGAAAGCGGAACGGGAAAGGATCTCACCGCCCGGATCATCCACGACCGCAGCCCGCGTTCAACGGAGATGTTTCTGGAGGTGGACTGTACTTCGCTGCCGTCTACTCTCTTCGAGAGCGAAATTTTCGGACATGAAAAAGGGGCGTTCACGGATGCCAAGACGGCCAAGAAGGGCCTGATTGAAACCGCCGAGCGCGGAACCGTTCTTCTGAACGAGATTGCGGACGTTCCGCTCCCCGTGCAAGCCAAGCTCCTCCGCCTGATCGAGCAGAAAGCGTTCCGTCGCCTCGGAGGCACCCGCGACATCCAAGTCGACGCGCGCCTGATCGCCTGCACCAACCGCGACCTCCAGAAAGAGGTCGCCAAGGGTGGGTTCCGCGAGGACCTCTATTACAGGCTCAAAGTGTTCCCTCTGACTCTCCCTCCGCTCCGGGAGCGCGCCAAGGACATCCCCGAACTGGTACGGTGTTTCGTTGCCGATGCGGCCTCGAGCATGAGGAAACCGCTCCCCCCAATCGGCGCGGAGGCGATGGATCTTCTCGGGGTCTACCCCTGGCCGGGGAATGTGCGCGAACTCAAGAATGTGATCGAACGCGCCATGATCCTCGCGGAAGGCGGGCCGATCCTTCCGCTCCACCTCCCAACCGAAATCGTGGAAACACAAGCCGTGCTGCCCAACCACAAGCCACCCGTCACTCTGCCCGACCAAGGCGCTTCCCTCGGGGAAATCGAGAAGGAACTCATCGCCCAAGCATTGGCCAAGACCGGCGGCAATCAATCGCAGGCCGCCCGGCTCCTCGGCATCAGCCGCGACACCCTCCGCTACCGCATGGAGAAACATG
- a CDS encoding HAMP domain-containing protein, producing the protein MFRTLRARLIVSILFLLLSAFFAYSWFTFRWLEGSLTRSQEIRTVLLGETIKRGLMVTMLLGEGKNIQTIIEAMAQHEEIETIRIFDTQGRIKKSSRLREIGAFVPSSLVEAGLRDQPQVFRDKGIDGEPVFTSLQRIDNLAQCHRCHGSDHKVRGILELQVTLAGVLAEVDAQRTRLIWTAAGTFLFLSVGLWFMLLRVVAGPVEQLSLAMQTAQGGDLSVRAPEGGPEEIALLGRGLNSTLAALSEARRKFEEARHAEMLHMERLASIGEMASGIAHDIKNPLAGIAGSAEVIRDQLPRDDPRKEVLNAILSHVQRLHHSIEGVLSYVRITPPHRIAIPLKNLLDRLLLLCGPEFEKKSIAVRVDTPDSLPLLRVDTERIQQALMNLTINAVQAMGKGGTLDFSAREILAGRVELRISDTGVGIPSENLNKIFEPFYTTREKGTGLGLATTRRIIEEHDGQITVESTPGAGTTFIIVLEAAP; encoded by the coding sequence ATGTTTCGAACTCTTCGAGCGCGCCTCATTGTATCGATCCTTTTTCTTCTCCTATCCGCCTTCTTCGCCTACTCCTGGTTCACTTTCCGATGGTTGGAAGGCTCCCTCACCCGATCGCAGGAAATCCGGACCGTGCTCCTGGGCGAAACCATCAAGCGCGGCCTCATGGTGACGATGCTTCTGGGTGAAGGGAAAAACATTCAAACCATCATCGAGGCGATGGCCCAGCATGAGGAAATTGAGACCATCCGAATTTTCGATACGCAGGGGCGGATCAAGAAATCATCGAGACTCCGCGAAATCGGCGCCTTCGTTCCGTCGTCGCTCGTGGAGGCCGGCCTCCGGGACCAGCCCCAGGTTTTCCGCGACAAGGGGATAGACGGTGAACCCGTATTCACCTCGCTCCAGAGGATCGATAACCTGGCGCAATGCCACCGGTGCCATGGGAGTGATCACAAAGTCCGCGGGATCCTGGAGCTCCAGGTCACCCTGGCGGGCGTCCTGGCCGAAGTGGATGCCCAGCGCACCCGGCTCATCTGGACGGCGGCCGGAACATTCCTGTTCCTTTCGGTCGGCCTCTGGTTCATGCTGCTCCGGGTGGTGGCCGGTCCCGTGGAACAACTTTCCCTCGCCATGCAAACGGCGCAAGGCGGCGACCTGTCGGTCCGGGCGCCGGAAGGCGGTCCTGAGGAGATCGCGCTGCTCGGTCGGGGGCTGAATTCCACCCTGGCCGCGCTCTCGGAAGCGCGCCGGAAATTCGAAGAGGCCCGCCACGCCGAGATGCTGCACATGGAGAGGCTTGCCTCCATCGGCGAAATGGCCTCCGGGATCGCGCACGACATCAAGAATCCCCTCGCCGGAATCGCCGGTTCCGCCGAAGTGATCCGCGATCAACTCCCGCGCGATGACCCCCGCAAAGAAGTCCTGAATGCCATCCTCTCCCATGTTCAGCGCCTGCATCACTCCATCGAAGGTGTCCTCTCCTACGTGCGGATCACGCCCCCCCACAGGATCGCCATCCCCTTGAAAAATCTCCTCGACAGGCTTCTCCTCCTCTGCGGTCCCGAGTTCGAAAAGAAGTCGATTGCGGTGCGTGTGGACACGCCCGATTCCCTGCCCCTTCTCCGGGTGGACACGGAGCGGATCCAGCAGGCTCTCATGAACCTCACGATCAACGCAGTCCAGGCCATGGGCAAGGGGGGCACCCTCGACTTCTCCGCGCGCGAGATCCTCGCGGGTAGGGTCGAACTCCGCATCTCGGATACCGGCGTCGGAATCCCATCCGAGAATCTCAACAAAATTTTTGAGCCGTTCTACACCACGCGGGAAAAGGGTACGGGACTCGGCCTCGCCACAACCCGGAGAATCATTGAAGAACACGATGGACAGATCACCGTGGAAAGCACCCCGGGTGCAGGGACCACATTCATCATTGTCCTGGAGGCGGCGCCGTGA